A part of Dermacentor variabilis isolate Ectoservices chromosome 10, ASM5094787v1, whole genome shotgun sequence genomic DNA contains:
- the LOC142559453 gene encoding beta-galactosidase-1-like protein, whose product MGGRNVWLQTAILVVLSRPALSGQSFHIDYDKHTFVKDGQPFRLVGGSMHYFRVPRAYWDDRLHKVRMGGLNAVDFYIDWSGHEPEPDQYNFLDNYDVVAFLEAVKKADLLAVVRPGPFICGEVENAGFPYWLLRKHPNIHYRTMEKEYVEEVTKWFNKLLPMLVPHLYKNGGPIIMFQVENEYGHLDNGCDPKYMEFMVSLQEKLLGKDVVMFRTNFPIERRFNCDKVRDILVAGNCDPKCNTSIFNTIRKAQVKPGGPLLLAEYYTGWMNFWGWNDNPAYPPGVVETFKKMMDEGANIIFYMYHGGTSFGFKAATSGDSPLVTSYDYDAPIGEDGDPKAYYYPLRDAIGKYLPLKQGDVPKGSPKLSIDAVPMSRSMTLSEVMDHFRNKGWLRRTHSKFPVTFEQLGQDFGFLMYSTEVREDLNEPQLLIVHGLRDMAQLFIRDERHMMRCFDTSRLDIIMNATVRLNKGEKISILVENMGREDFGQKNRDPKGLQNVTVKGANMTDWAIEAVPVTRNRDVSELMHLLERGGEGNVEGKKTPRFFHGSFKLRDGQRPLDTFLDPSNYSKGIAFINGINLGRYWPAAGPQIRLYVPGVFLRPHPEENKLILFELEGLRGNKGERGVSFADKPYLTADTGRPHP is encoded by the exons ATGGGAGGAAGGAACGTATGGCTACAAACTGCCATTCTTGTAGTCCTTAGCAGGCCggcattgagcggccagtcgtTTCACATCGACTACGACAAACACACGTTCGTCAAAGATGGCCAGCCCTTCCGCTTAGTCGGCGGGTCAATGCACTACTTTCGCGTACCCAGGGCATACTGGGACGACCGCTTGCACAAGGTACGAATGGGCGGGCTCAACGCCGTTGACTTCTACATCGACTGGAGCGGCCACGAGCCGGAACCGGACCAGTACAACTTCCTCGACAACTACGACGTCGTGGCTTTCCTCGAGGCCGTCAAGAAGGCCGATCTTCTAGCCGTTGTACGGCCCGGTCCATTCATATGCGGCGAAGTCGAAAACGCCGGCTTCCCTTACTGGCTCCTGCGCAAGCATCCGAACATTCACTACCGCACCATGGAAAAAGAATACGTGGAGGAAGTCACCAAATGGTTCAACAAGCTGCTTCCCATGCTCGTTCCGCACCTTTACAAGAACGGAGGCCCCATCATCATGTTCCAAGTGGAAAATGAGTACGGTCACCTGGACAACGGATGCGACCCCAAGTACATGGAGTTCATGGTATCCCTGCAGGAGAAGCTGCTGGGAAAGGACGTGGTTATGTTTCGAACCAACTTCCCCATAGAACGACGCTTCAACTGCGACAAGGTGCGCGACATCCTCGTGGCGGGAAACTGCGATCCCAAGTGCAACACGTCAATCTTCAACACGATTCGCAAGGCCCAAGTGAAACCGGGAGGACCCCTCCTTCTGGCTGAGTACTACACGGGCTGGATGAACTTCTGGGGCTGGAACGACAATCCCGCGTATCCGCCCGGAGTCGTTGAAACCTTCAAGAAAATGATGGACGAGGGAGCAAACATCATCTTCTACATGTACCACGGAGGCACGAGCTTCGGCTTTAAGGCGGCCACCAGCGGAGACTCCCCGCTAGTGACGAGTTACGACTATGACGCCCCCATCGGCGAAGACGGGGACCCGAAGGCTTACTACTATCCACTGAGAGACGCCATCGGCAAGTACTTACCACTCAAGCAAGGAGATGTTCCCAAGGGATCGCCGAAACTGAGCATCGACGCCGTGCCCATGTCTCGAAGCATGACTCTAAGTGAAGTCATGGACCACTTCCGAAACAAGGGCTGGCTCAGGAGGACCCATTCCAAGTTTCCAGTGACTTTCGAGCAGCTGGGGCAGGACTTCGGGTTCCTTATGTACAGCACGGAGGTGCGCGAGGACCTTAACGAACCGCAGTTGCTAATAGTGCACGGTCTGCGCGACATGGCGCAGCTCTTCATCAGGGATGAACGGCACATGATGCGCTGTTTCGACACCAGCCGCTTGGATATCATTATGAACGCGACCGTGAGACTCAACAAGGGAGAAAAGATCTCGATCCTCGTGGAAAACATGGGCCGTGAGGACTTTGGGCAAAAGAATCGCGACCCCAAG GGTCTCCAGAATGTGACGGTGAAAGGTGCCAACATGACCGACTGGGCCATCGAGGCCGTGCCGGTGACGCGGAACAGGGACGTTAGCGAGTTGATGCACTTGTTGGAAAGGGGAGGTGAAGGAAACGTCGAGGGCAAGAAGACACCTCGCTTCTTTCACGGCTCGTTCAAGCTGCGCGATGGACAGAGACCGCTGGACACGTTTCTCGACCCTTCAAACTACAGCAAAGGAATCGCCTTCATCAATGGCATCAACCTGGGTCGTTACTGGCCCGCGGCCGGACCGCAGATCAGGCTTTACGTACCGGGCGTGTTCCTGAGACCTCATCCCGAAGAGAACAAGCTCATCCTGTTCGAGCTCGAAGGGCTTCGCGGTAATAAAGGCGAACGTGGCGTGAGCTTCGCCGACAAACCTTACCTCACCGCCGATACGGGACGCCCCCATCCTTAA